The following coding sequences are from one Burkholderia stabilis window:
- a CDS encoding cysteine desulfurase family protein: MANIYLDYNASTPVDRRVVQAMHPLLTSAFGNPSSKHWAGIASKAALERARSQVAASIGAEPDEIVFTSGGSEANNLALKGTFFSTCAAGDHIITQVTEHPAILRPLAFLERLGAQVTRLLVDSHGRVDPDAVRRAITPRTRLITIMHANNETGTIQPVAEIGEIARAHGIRLHTDAAQSIGKIPVDVNELGADLLSIAGHKFHAPKGIGALYVRRGVELEPLIHGAGHEGGRRAGTESALMAAGLGEASALAHDLTPMARVRVLRDRLWNALTDRFGDRVALNGDPEHLLPNTLNVSFVGLVGADVLNRLDGVAASTGSACHSGRVELSPVLAAMGVSEHAGMGAVRFSLGRETTPEEIEAVIEKLDQVRALDT, from the coding sequence ATGGCAAACATTTACCTCGACTACAACGCGAGCACGCCGGTCGACCGGCGCGTGGTTCAAGCCATGCACCCGCTCCTCACGAGCGCATTCGGCAATCCGTCCAGCAAACACTGGGCGGGTATTGCGTCCAAAGCTGCGCTGGAGCGCGCGCGAAGCCAGGTGGCTGCATCGATCGGCGCAGAGCCCGACGAGATTGTCTTTACGAGCGGCGGGAGCGAAGCCAACAATCTGGCGCTCAAGGGCACGTTCTTTTCGACTTGTGCCGCGGGCGATCACATCATTACCCAGGTCACCGAGCATCCGGCCATCCTGCGGCCCCTGGCTTTTCTGGAGCGACTGGGTGCGCAGGTCACGCGCCTGCTGGTGGACAGTCATGGGCGAGTCGATCCCGATGCGGTGCGACGAGCGATTACGCCCCGTACCCGGCTGATCACGATCATGCACGCCAACAACGAGACGGGCACGATCCAGCCCGTTGCGGAAATTGGCGAGATTGCTCGCGCGCACGGTATCCGGTTACATACGGACGCTGCGCAATCGATCGGCAAGATACCCGTCGACGTCAACGAGCTCGGGGCGGACCTGCTGTCGATCGCCGGACACAAGTTCCATGCGCCCAAGGGGATCGGTGCGCTTTATGTGCGACGCGGCGTCGAGCTGGAGCCGCTGATCCATGGAGCCGGACACGAAGGCGGCCGTCGGGCCGGTACCGAAAGCGCGCTCATGGCGGCAGGCCTGGGAGAAGCGAGTGCGCTGGCGCACGATCTGACGCCGATGGCGCGCGTGCGCGTCTTGCGGGATCGATTGTGGAACGCGTTGACGGACCGCTTTGGCGATCGTGTCGCGCTGAACGGAGATCCTGAGCACCTGCTTCCCAATACGCTGAACGTTTCATTCGTCGGGCTCGTCGGGGCCGACGTGTTGAACCGTCTCGACGGGGTCGCGGCTTCCACCGGCTCTGCCTGTCATTCCGGCCGTGTCGAGCTCTCGCCCGTTCTTGCTGCAATGGGCGTATCCGAACATGCTGGAATGGGCGCCGTCCGGTTTAGTCTTGGTCGGGAAACGACACCCGAAGAGATCGAAGCCGTGATTGAAAAACTGGATCAAGTCCGCGCCCTCGACACCTGA
- a CDS encoding SDR family NAD(P)-dependent oxidoreductase codes for MDAPHPPMSAPIPETTPETEAVAEPRASRLHRPVALVTGSTSGIGAAIARRLTADGYAVILHSRRSAEAGRAMARELGGAYVQADLADDAERVRLIRDALAVHGRLDVLVNNAGVSRVIPHDDLAAATPDVWREMHEINVIAPFRLVAEAQPALLEAASRGRAGCVVNVSSHAGVRPKGASIPYAAAKAALNHTTRLLARTLAPAIRVNAVAPGLVDTPLTADWTEAQQLWRERAPMRRAATPDDIAQTVAMLVASDYVTGEIVMLDGGLNLT; via the coding sequence ATGGACGCGCCGCACCCGCCAATGTCTGCCCCGATTCCCGAAACGACACCTGAAACCGAAGCCGTCGCCGAACCGCGCGCGTCGCGCCTGCACCGGCCCGTCGCGCTCGTCACCGGATCGACGTCGGGGATCGGCGCGGCCATCGCCCGCCGCCTGACGGCGGACGGCTACGCGGTGATCCTGCATTCCCGCCGCTCGGCCGAGGCAGGTCGTGCGATGGCGCGTGAGCTGGGCGGGGCCTACGTACAGGCCGATCTTGCCGACGATGCCGAGCGCGTGCGGTTGATTCGCGACGCGCTCGCCGTGCACGGGCGGCTCGACGTGCTCGTCAACAACGCGGGCGTCAGCCGCGTGATTCCGCACGACGATCTCGCCGCGGCGACGCCCGACGTGTGGCGCGAGATGCACGAGATCAACGTGATCGCGCCGTTCCGGCTCGTGGCCGAAGCGCAGCCCGCGCTGCTCGAAGCGGCGTCGCGCGGGCGGGCCGGGTGCGTCGTGAACGTCAGCTCGCATGCGGGCGTGCGGCCGAAGGGCGCGTCGATTCCGTATGCGGCGGCGAAGGCCGCGCTCAACCACACGACGCGGTTGCTGGCGCGCACGCTCGCGCCGGCGATTCGCGTCAATGCGGTCGCGCCGGGTTTGGTCGATACGCCGCTGACCGCCGACTGGACCGAGGCGCAGCAACTTTGGCGCGAACGCGCGCCGATGCGCCGCGCGGCGACGCCGGATGACATCGCGCAGACGGTCGCGATGCTCGTCGCGTCCGATTACGTGACGGGCGAGATCGTGATGCTCGACGGGGGATTGAACCTGACGTGA
- the surE gene encoding 5'/3'-nucleotidase SurE yields the protein MQEARPLFDRVLLTNDDGFDAPGLEVLEQVAAQLAREVWIVAPAEDQSGTSHSLSLHEPLRVHRKGERRFAVRGTPGDCVAIAVSHLMKDARPDVVLSGVNRGANLGTETVFSGTVGAAMTSMLVGVPAIALSQAFTDRNAVPWNTALAHAPDVIRRLVAAGWDDDACLNVNFPARPAQDVRGLKVTNQGAGTLQGVEIVSGRDPREIDYHWLKLARAPREDDPDSETVALGEGYIAVTPLKFERTHDNALARLRSSLG from the coding sequence ATGCAAGAAGCCCGCCCGCTGTTCGACCGTGTCCTGCTCACCAACGACGATGGATTCGACGCCCCCGGCCTTGAAGTACTCGAACAGGTCGCCGCGCAACTGGCGCGCGAAGTGTGGATCGTCGCACCGGCGGAGGACCAGAGCGGCACGTCGCATTCGCTGAGCCTGCACGAGCCGCTGCGCGTGCATCGCAAGGGCGAGCGCCGCTTCGCCGTGCGCGGCACGCCCGGCGACTGCGTCGCGATCGCGGTCAGCCATCTGATGAAGGACGCGCGGCCCGACGTCGTGCTGTCCGGCGTGAATCGCGGCGCGAACCTCGGCACCGAAACGGTGTTTTCCGGCACGGTCGGCGCCGCGATGACGAGCATGCTGGTCGGCGTGCCGGCCATCGCACTGAGCCAGGCGTTCACCGATCGCAACGCGGTGCCGTGGAACACGGCGCTCGCGCATGCGCCGGACGTCATTCGCCGGCTCGTCGCCGCCGGCTGGGACGACGACGCGTGCCTCAACGTGAATTTCCCTGCCCGCCCCGCGCAGGACGTGCGCGGGCTGAAGGTGACGAACCAGGGCGCCGGCACGCTGCAGGGCGTCGAGATCGTGTCGGGGCGCGACCCGCGCGAGATCGACTATCACTGGCTGAAGCTGGCCCGTGCGCCGCGCGAAGACGATCCGGATTCGGAAACGGTCGCGCTGGGCGAAGGGTATATCGCCGTCACGCCGCTGAAGTTCGAGCGTACGCACGACAACGCGCTTGCGCGGCTGCGGTCGAGCCTCGGCTGA
- a CDS encoding AzlD family protein, with protein sequence MPELPDFSTVATIVLMASTTYLSRILGYVLLRNRTLSPRMASVMENVPGCVLISVIAPAFVSTRPADLLALAITLVAATRLSILPTVIVGVVSAGLLRYLLG encoded by the coding sequence ATGCCTGAGCTTCCGGATTTCAGCACGGTCGCGACGATCGTGCTGATGGCGTCGACGACCTACCTGTCGCGCATCCTCGGCTACGTGCTGCTGCGCAACCGCACGCTCAGCCCGCGCATGGCCTCGGTGATGGAGAACGTGCCCGGCTGCGTGCTGATCTCGGTGATCGCGCCGGCCTTCGTGTCGACGCGTCCAGCCGACCTGCTCGCGCTGGCGATCACGCTCGTCGCGGCGACGCGCCTGTCGATCCTGCCGACCGTGATCGTCGGCGTCGTGTCGGCGGGGCTGCTGCGGTATCTGCTCGGATAA
- a CDS encoding AzlC family ABC transporter permease translates to MSSSVSTSSGLRDKPAYVAEMGRGLRAALPVMLGFVPFALVLGAQAAQKGLSLFEVPMMTGLNFGGGSEFAAIHLWTSPPHIALIVAMSFLVNSRHILMGAAFEPYIRRLPRRRAFIALFFMCDESWAMSLADARSRSATHISVPYYAGICIGLYLTWISMTTLGAAVGPTIGNVEQYGFDMAFTAVFLVLLRGMWKGMRASRPWFVSLVVAAATHLAVPGAWYVAAGACAGLIAALLWEPRDA, encoded by the coding sequence ATGAGCAGTAGCGTTTCAACGTCGTCCGGGCTTCGCGACAAGCCCGCCTATGTCGCCGAGATGGGTCGCGGGTTGCGCGCGGCGCTGCCCGTCATGCTGGGTTTCGTGCCGTTCGCGCTCGTGCTGGGCGCGCAGGCCGCGCAGAAAGGGCTGAGCCTGTTCGAAGTGCCGATGATGACGGGCCTGAACTTCGGCGGCGGGTCCGAATTCGCGGCGATCCATCTGTGGACCTCGCCGCCGCACATCGCGCTGATCGTCGCGATGTCGTTTCTCGTGAATTCGCGCCATATCCTGATGGGCGCAGCGTTCGAGCCGTACATCCGGCGCTTGCCGCGCCGCCGCGCGTTCATCGCGCTGTTCTTCATGTGCGACGAGAGCTGGGCGATGTCGCTCGCCGATGCGCGCTCCCGCTCGGCCACACACATCAGCGTCCCCTATTACGCGGGCATCTGCATCGGGCTCTACCTGACGTGGATCTCGATGACCACGCTCGGCGCGGCAGTCGGCCCGACGATCGGCAACGTCGAGCAGTACGGCTTCGACATGGCGTTCACGGCGGTATTCCTCGTGCTGCTGCGCGGGATGTGGAAGGGCATGCGCGCGAGCCGCCCGTGGTTCGTGAGCCTCGTCGTCGCGGCGGCCACGCACCTGGCCGTGCCCGGCGCGTGGTACGTCGCAGCCGGCGCGTGTGCGGGGCTGATCGCCGCGCTGCTGTGGGAGCCGCGCGATGCCTGA
- a CDS encoding Lrp/AsnC family transcriptional regulator yields MKLDAIDRRILSALQRDGRMQNVELAHEVGLSPSPCLRRVRLLEEAGVIEKYVAVLNPAKVGKGLTIFTRVWLKGQDAESVNRFADAVQQMPEVVECHLMAGDCDFLLRVVAADIDDYRRFQMETLTRIPGVLSVKTDIPMQKVKLTSALPT; encoded by the coding sequence ATGAAACTTGACGCCATCGACCGCCGGATCCTGAGCGCGCTCCAGCGCGACGGCCGCATGCAGAACGTGGAGCTCGCGCACGAGGTCGGGCTGTCGCCGTCGCCGTGCCTGCGGCGCGTGCGGCTGCTCGAGGAAGCCGGCGTGATCGAGAAATACGTGGCCGTGCTGAACCCCGCGAAGGTCGGCAAGGGGCTGACCATCTTCACGCGGGTGTGGCTGAAGGGGCAGGACGCGGAATCCGTGAACCGTTTCGCCGATGCCGTCCAGCAGATGCCGGAAGTCGTCGAATGCCACCTGATGGCGGGCGATTGCGATTTCCTGCTGCGCGTCGTCGCGGCCGACATCGACGACTACCGGCGCTTCCAGATGGAAACCCTCACGCGCATTCCGGGCGTGCTGAGCGTGAAGACCGACATTCCGATGCAGAAGGTCAAGCTCACGTCGGCACTGCCGACCTAG
- a CDS encoding YebB family permuted papain-like enzyme has product MVVDTGCQPLMIRSPGAGRQHLFLAGSPDTHDRPLPVEPEIGDIVFIRVTVRPFLEVASATRSWTNHVGIVVGRRGGEPLVAESTFPLSRVTTMSRFLARSDRGACVIARLKQPLDAAQRRRLVDAAMRRVGVVYDTGFNLASRRQFCSRFVREVVRDATRIVLGDVETFDTLLRRNPDHPLGFWKVWYFGRIPWQRRTVTPASLMSSGELRVVVDTRDCAYGAFTGGE; this is encoded by the coding sequence ATGGTCGTCGACACCGGCTGCCAGCCGCTCATGATCCGTTCGCCCGGCGCAGGCCGGCAGCACCTTTTCCTCGCCGGTTCTCCCGATACGCATGACAGGCCGTTGCCGGTCGAGCCGGAGATCGGTGACATCGTGTTCATCCGCGTGACGGTGCGGCCGTTTCTCGAAGTGGCGAGCGCGACGCGATCGTGGACGAATCATGTCGGCATCGTCGTCGGCCGGCGCGGCGGCGAGCCGTTGGTGGCGGAAAGCACGTTTCCGCTGTCGCGTGTCACGACGATGTCGCGGTTTCTCGCGCGCTCCGATCGCGGCGCGTGCGTGATCGCCCGCCTGAAGCAGCCGCTCGACGCCGCGCAGCGGCGCCGGCTCGTCGACGCGGCGATGCGCCGGGTCGGCGTGGTCTACGACACGGGTTTCAATCTCGCGTCGCGCCGGCAGTTCTGTTCGCGTTTCGTGCGTGAAGTCGTGCGCGATGCGACGCGGATCGTGCTCGGCGATGTCGAAACCTTCGACACGCTGCTGCGCCGGAACCCCGATCATCCGCTTGGCTTCTGGAAGGTCTGGTATTTCGGCCGGATTCCGTGGCAGCGCCGCACGGTGACGCCGGCGAGTCTGATGAGCAGCGGGGAATTGCGCGTGGTAGTCGATACGCGCGATTGCGCTTACGGCGCATTCACGGGCGGAGAATAA
- a CDS encoding helix-turn-helix domain-containing protein → MATYRELRERALADPTIRAEYERLNREEFALLDTMLAARRAAGLSQADVAERMGTKAPAITRLERALATGRHSPSIETLRKYAAACGKKLVISFA, encoded by the coding sequence ATGGCAACCTATAGGGAATTGCGCGAACGCGCGCTAGCCGATCCGACGATACGCGCCGAATACGAGCGATTGAATCGCGAGGAATTCGCGCTGCTCGATACGATGCTTGCCGCCCGTCGGGCCGCCGGTCTTTCACAAGCCGATGTTGCGGAGCGCATGGGCACGAAGGCGCCAGCCATCACGCGGCTCGAGCGCGCGCTCGCGACGGGTCGGCACTCTCCGTCCATTGAAACGCTGCGCAAGTATGCTGCCGCTTGCGGAAAGAAACTCGTGATCTCTTTCGCCTGA
- a CDS encoding type II toxin-antitoxin system RelE/ParE family toxin: MPTVEYEIRFFSERVEADIFALPKTLTARFFALSDRMERYGPNLGEPHTRSMGDGLYEMRLKGLEGIARVFYCAVVNRRIVMLHCFVKKTPKTPPKELETARRRLKEIRDGNL; the protein is encoded by the coding sequence ATGCCAACCGTCGAATATGAAATCCGTTTTTTCAGTGAACGCGTCGAGGCTGACATTTTTGCGTTGCCGAAGACGCTCACCGCCAGGTTCTTCGCGCTCTCGGACCGAATGGAACGATATGGCCCGAATCTGGGCGAACCGCACACCAGGTCGATGGGCGACGGGTTGTATGAAATGCGCTTGAAGGGCCTGGAAGGTATCGCCCGTGTGTTTTACTGCGCGGTCGTCAATCGTCGGATTGTCATGCTTCACTGCTTCGTGAAGAAGACCCCGAAGACGCCGCCGAAAGAGCTGGAAACTGCGCGCCGCCGATTGAAGGAGATTCGAGATGGCAACCTATAG
- a CDS encoding LysE family translocator: protein MIDLSTLALFSGACLALTATPGPDMLLIASRSVSQGRRAGFATLAGIQAGTYCHALAAALGLSQLFLAVPVAYDVVRFAGAAYLLYLAWKTFRSNATALSPVASQRRYSSAAIFRQGLMTNLLNPKMALFVLALFPQFVRPEHGSIAVQILVLATVLNLIGLVVNGAVIVSASRLSQRIGARRRPSKLPQYLLGTVFVGLAARLAVAGRN from the coding sequence ATGATCGACCTCTCCACGCTCGCTCTTTTCTCCGGCGCATGTCTCGCGCTGACCGCCACGCCCGGCCCCGACATGCTGCTGATCGCGTCCCGCAGCGTGAGCCAGGGCCGGCGCGCGGGCTTCGCCACGCTCGCGGGGATTCAGGCCGGCACCTACTGTCATGCTCTCGCCGCCGCGCTCGGGCTGTCGCAGCTCTTTCTCGCGGTGCCGGTCGCCTATGACGTCGTGCGCTTCGCCGGCGCCGCCTATCTGCTGTATCTCGCGTGGAAGACCTTCCGTTCGAATGCGACCGCGCTGTCGCCCGTCGCGTCGCAGCGCCGGTACTCGAGCGCCGCGATCTTCCGTCAGGGCCTGATGACGAACCTGCTGAATCCGAAAATGGCGCTGTTCGTACTCGCACTGTTCCCGCAATTCGTCCGCCCCGAGCACGGCTCGATCGCCGTGCAGATTCTCGTGCTCGCGACGGTGCTCAACCTGATCGGGCTCGTCGTGAACGGTGCGGTGATCGTGTCGGCCAGCCGGTTGAGCCAGCGGATCGGCGCGCGCCGCCGCCCGTCGAAGCTGCCGCAGTATCTGCTCGGCACGGTATTCGTCGGGCTCGCGGCACGGCTCGCGGTGGCGGGGCGGAACTGA
- a CDS encoding fimbrial protein has translation MIKNYWKLFIAATSLLPSLAHAFEPTCKPSQNYPGSQVPAPWYFDASKIPPFDPNVANGAILATIKINSDSGPYHASECNFYTFRYTRYIGSYPYLGARDYQTPKEGVGMRIRHEGFGNYLPYESQLPNDLNKIATSGGFNGNFYTFTFIFFKTGPITGRGSLTGEFARRINTVYNFPIQNFLFTKDIEIKSPTCSAVTGTQAVDLGKYPTKRFTGIGSTSDLKPFSINLSCSGGDENVQAKIYITLTDNTTQTNTSNTLSLAPDSTAKGIGIQVFKDSTLLGYGPDSSAPGNTNQWYAGSTGNGFFSIPLSARFIQTASTVTAGAAKGRMTFTISYQ, from the coding sequence ATGATTAAAAATTACTGGAAATTATTTATTGCCGCGACTTCCCTACTCCCGAGCTTGGCTCATGCATTTGAACCGACATGCAAGCCAAGTCAGAATTACCCCGGATCCCAAGTTCCAGCCCCGTGGTACTTTGATGCCAGCAAGATACCACCGTTTGACCCCAACGTGGCTAATGGCGCCATCCTGGCTACTATTAAAATAAATTCCGATTCGGGTCCATATCATGCATCAGAATGCAACTTTTATACCTTCAGATACACTCGCTACATTGGATCTTATCCATATCTGGGCGCACGTGATTACCAAACACCAAAAGAAGGAGTTGGAATGAGGATTCGCCACGAAGGATTCGGAAATTATTTACCATATGAATCTCAACTTCCAAATGATCTTAACAAGATCGCAACATCCGGAGGCTTTAACGGAAATTTCTACACCTTTACGTTTATTTTTTTTAAAACTGGACCAATTACCGGAAGAGGTTCTCTGACAGGTGAATTTGCCAGACGAATCAATACCGTCTATAATTTTCCAATACAGAATTTCTTGTTCACCAAAGATATCGAGATCAAATCTCCGACGTGCTCCGCCGTAACCGGCACGCAAGCCGTGGACCTTGGGAAATATCCAACAAAACGATTCACGGGGATTGGCAGCACCTCTGATCTTAAGCCATTCAGCATCAATTTAAGCTGTTCGGGCGGTGATGAGAATGTACAGGCCAAGATATACATAACGCTGACCGACAATACAACGCAGACGAATACATCAAACACGCTATCGCTTGCGCCGGATTCGACTGCGAAAGGAATCGGCATCCAGGTATTCAAGGATTCGACACTGCTCGGTTACGGGCCCGACTCGTCAGCGCCGGGCAATACGAACCAGTGGTACGCCGGCTCGACGGGTAACGGCTTCTTCTCGATTCCATTGAGCGCGCGATTCATCCAGACGGCATCGACTGTAACGGCAGGCGCAGCCAAGGGGCGCATGACCTTCACGATCAGCTATCAATGA